Proteins encoded together in one Cicer arietinum cultivar CDC Frontier isolate Library 1 chromosome 4, Cicar.CDCFrontier_v2.0, whole genome shotgun sequence window:
- the LOC101497735 gene encoding uncharacterized protein isoform X2: protein MAQNPKVMPDCVYASNPYHECTESCLHKIKESNSKPSKNKKGSAYRRSVTGGEIGKKTNEDKRSHSGCPKASNPYHVCDVNCNQRISGADSGIVPLNFDSKKKVGSKPELPVLDNVPASKIGAIYLADAASPISKYYEKKKLEPKSNELIPASGELQAPDVKPVNDKVQPKDGSENLYSTIPTKQAGDKNSSTKVVPITSVDDIGEGLTTSAGGSKHYCFSDFLRDNEDSDEEESESVVSETRVPVGKYHVKESFAPILLSIFNKYGDIGESCHLESVVMRSYYIECVCFVIQELQSTSVMHLTKSKVKELLAILNDVESAQLRIGWLRSIVNEIAENVVLMNEHRSMEAAKANSESEMEALRKELESKMEILTQKEQEVTDIKTKIEGIREQLGELEKKSAHMEKNMLSIKSKVDKLDSRSLLDQLL from the exons ATGGCTCAGAATCCAAAAGTTATGCCAGATTGTGTATATGCTTCTAATCCTTACCATGAATGCACTGAATCTTGCTTGCACAAGATCAAGGAATCCAACTCCAAGccatctaaaaataaaaagggtTCTG CTTATCGCAGAAGTGTTACAGGAGGTGAGATAGGCAAAAAGACGAATGAAGACAAACGCTCGCACTCAGGCTGTCCTAAAGCATCTAATCCTTACCATGTGTGTGATGTAAATTGCAACCAAAGAATATCAGGAGCTGATTCAG GCATTGTTCCGTTAAACTTTGACAGTAAAAAGAAGGTAGGGTCTAAGCCTGAACTCCCAGTTCTTGACAATGTTCCGGCTTCGAAAATTGGAGCTATTTATCTTGCTGATGCTGCATCAccaatatcaaaatattatgaaaagaaaaagttgGAGCCAAAAAGCAATGAGCTTATACCAGCTTCTGGAGAACTACAAGCTCCAGATGTTAAG CCTGTGAATGACAAAGTCCAACCGAAGGATGGTTCGGAGAATCTTTACAGCACAATACCTACAAAGCAAGCAGGGGACAAAAACTCTTCAACCAAAGTTGTTCCAATCACCTCTGTTGATGACATTGGAGAAGGTTTAACTACATCAGCTGGTGGGTCCAAGCACTACTGTTTTTCTGATTTTCTCCGTGATAATGAGGACAGTGATGAAGAGGAGAGTGAGTCTGTGGTTTCTGAGACGCGTGTTCCAGTTGGAAAATACCATGTGAAGGAAAGCTTTGCTCCCATCCTGCTATCCATATTCAACAAGTATGGTGATATAGGAGAAAGCTGCCATTTGGAATCCGTTGTGATGCGGTCGTATTACATCGAGTGTGTGTGCTTTGTGATCCAAGAGTTACAATCAACCTCGGTAATGCACTTAACCAAGTCCAAAGTCAAGGAATTGTTGGCTATTCTTAATGATGTAGAGTCTGCTCAACTTCGCATTGGCTGGTTGCGTAGCATAGTCAACGAAATCGCTGAAAATGTTGTACTCATGAACGAGCACCGGTCCATGGAGGCGGCGAAGGCTAACTCGGAGAGTGAAATGGAAGCACTGAGGAAGGAGCTAGAATCAAAAATGGAAATTTTGACTCAGAAAGAACAGGAGGTAACagatattaaaacaaaaatcgaaGGGATCAGAGAGCAGTTGGGCGAGCTTGAAAAGAAGTCAGCTCATATGGAGAAGAACATGTTATCTATCAAGTCCAAGGTTGATAAATTGGATAGCAGATCCTTGCTAGATCAACtactttaa
- the LOC101497735 gene encoding uncharacterized protein isoform X1, which translates to MGVSFCFTLRLVSSKGEVGKTWIEMAQNPKVMPDCVYASNPYHECTESCLHKIKESNSKPSKNKKGSAYRRSVTGGEIGKKTNEDKRSHSGCPKASNPYHVCDVNCNQRISGADSGIVPLNFDSKKKVGSKPELPVLDNVPASKIGAIYLADAASPISKYYEKKKLEPKSNELIPASGELQAPDVKPVNDKVQPKDGSENLYSTIPTKQAGDKNSSTKVVPITSVDDIGEGLTTSAGGSKHYCFSDFLRDNEDSDEEESESVVSETRVPVGKYHVKESFAPILLSIFNKYGDIGESCHLESVVMRSYYIECVCFVIQELQSTSVMHLTKSKVKELLAILNDVESAQLRIGWLRSIVNEIAENVVLMNEHRSMEAAKANSESEMEALRKELESKMEILTQKEQEVTDIKTKIEGIREQLGELEKKSAHMEKNMLSIKSKVDKLDSRSLLDQLL; encoded by the exons ATGGGTGTCTCCTTTTGCT TTACCCTTAGGTTGGTTAGTAGCAAAGGTGAGGTAGGTAAGACTTGGATAGAGATGGCTCAGAATCCAAAAGTTATGCCAGATTGTGTATATGCTTCTAATCCTTACCATGAATGCACTGAATCTTGCTTGCACAAGATCAAGGAATCCAACTCCAAGccatctaaaaataaaaagggtTCTG CTTATCGCAGAAGTGTTACAGGAGGTGAGATAGGCAAAAAGACGAATGAAGACAAACGCTCGCACTCAGGCTGTCCTAAAGCATCTAATCCTTACCATGTGTGTGATGTAAATTGCAACCAAAGAATATCAGGAGCTGATTCAG GCATTGTTCCGTTAAACTTTGACAGTAAAAAGAAGGTAGGGTCTAAGCCTGAACTCCCAGTTCTTGACAATGTTCCGGCTTCGAAAATTGGAGCTATTTATCTTGCTGATGCTGCATCAccaatatcaaaatattatgaaaagaaaaagttgGAGCCAAAAAGCAATGAGCTTATACCAGCTTCTGGAGAACTACAAGCTCCAGATGTTAAG CCTGTGAATGACAAAGTCCAACCGAAGGATGGTTCGGAGAATCTTTACAGCACAATACCTACAAAGCAAGCAGGGGACAAAAACTCTTCAACCAAAGTTGTTCCAATCACCTCTGTTGATGACATTGGAGAAGGTTTAACTACATCAGCTGGTGGGTCCAAGCACTACTGTTTTTCTGATTTTCTCCGTGATAATGAGGACAGTGATGAAGAGGAGAGTGAGTCTGTGGTTTCTGAGACGCGTGTTCCAGTTGGAAAATACCATGTGAAGGAAAGCTTTGCTCCCATCCTGCTATCCATATTCAACAAGTATGGTGATATAGGAGAAAGCTGCCATTTGGAATCCGTTGTGATGCGGTCGTATTACATCGAGTGTGTGTGCTTTGTGATCCAAGAGTTACAATCAACCTCGGTAATGCACTTAACCAAGTCCAAAGTCAAGGAATTGTTGGCTATTCTTAATGATGTAGAGTCTGCTCAACTTCGCATTGGCTGGTTGCGTAGCATAGTCAACGAAATCGCTGAAAATGTTGTACTCATGAACGAGCACCGGTCCATGGAGGCGGCGAAGGCTAACTCGGAGAGTGAAATGGAAGCACTGAGGAAGGAGCTAGAATCAAAAATGGAAATTTTGACTCAGAAAGAACAGGAGGTAACagatattaaaacaaaaatcgaaGGGATCAGAGAGCAGTTGGGCGAGCTTGAAAAGAAGTCAGCTCATATGGAGAAGAACATGTTATCTATCAAGTCCAAGGTTGATAAATTGGATAGCAGATCCTTGCTAGATCAACtactttaa